A region of candidate division WOR-3 bacterium DNA encodes the following proteins:
- a CDS encoding threonylcarbamoyl-AMP synthase, with the protein MDADSQTPDSMSLVLSVQPPSYPAESITRAARILRDGGVAVFPTETVYGIGADIRCPEAVSRVFALKKRDLSQPLMAHCASPLQMLEYVTEVPPWVQPLLGQFWPGPLSLVLRCSENVPPVVTGGGQTVGIRMVAHPATRDLLEELGAPIAGTSANLHGEPATSRFGAVNPALLGQVDVALDAGLCGKHVPSTVLDVTQRPPRVLRVGAVGVQELERVVGQVLVGSGSTV; encoded by the coding sequence ATGGACGCAGATTCCCAAACTCCTGACTCTATGTCGCTCGTACTGAGCGTACAGCCGCCTTCGTATCCGGCTGAGTCAATCACCAGGGCAGCGCGTATACTGCGGGACGGCGGCGTCGCCGTGTTTCCGACGGAGACCGTGTATGGGATCGGGGCGGACATCAGGTGTCCCGAGGCCGTCAGTCGCGTGTTTGCGCTGAAGAAGCGGGATCTATCGCAGCCGCTGATGGCGCATTGCGCTTCGCCCCTGCAGATGCTTGAGTACGTGACTGAAGTTCCGCCATGGGTGCAGCCACTGCTGGGTCAGTTCTGGCCCGGGCCGCTGTCCCTGGTACTCCGTTGCTCCGAGAATGTCCCGCCAGTTGTGACCGGCGGCGGGCAGACCGTCGGTATCAGGATGGTGGCGCATCCGGCCACGCGCGACTTGCTCGAGGAACTCGGTGCGCCCATCGCCGGCACCAGCGCGAACCTGCACGGCGAACCTGCCACGAGTCGTTTCGGAGCGGTCAACCCGGCCCTGCTCGGACAGGTGGACGTGGCGCTGGATGCCGGCCTGTGCGGAAAGCACGTGCCGTCAACCGTTCTGGACGTGACCCAGAGGCCGCCGCGCGTTCTTCGGGTCGGGGCGGTTGGGGTTCAGGAACTCGAGCGGGTCGTCGGCCAGGTTCTTGTCGGTTCGGGGTCTACGGTCTAG